The nucleotide sequence GCGGACGTCGGCATCCTTCTCCTTCGAGACGTCCGGGTGATACTTCTTCGCCAGCTTTCTGTACGCCTTCCGAATCTCGTCCGGCGTCGCGGTGCGCGGTACCCCCAGAATCTCGTAATAGTCCTTGTACTGAACGGCCATCATTCACCAGCCCCTATTTGACCAATGTTAACCTTGCGAGAGAGTATAACATTGCGGCAAAGGGGCGTAAATAACGAAAACTACGGACTAGAGCGCTCCCAAGGCGGGAAACGCACGGCAAGGGCGTTTCATGGCCGGACCGAGCCCGCGCCGGAGCGCTCACCTCCCGGTCTCGAAGATCGACACCCCATGCGGGGCCGCACGCAGGTACTGGTTGGGTGCGGCAACACGCGCGCCCAGACGGGCCGCGGCCAGCCAGGGCCAGTGGGGGTTGAACAGCATTCCCCGCCCTACGGCGACCAGGTCGGCCTGCCCCGAGGCGACGACGTGCTCCGCAAGGTCCGGTTCCGTGATCAAGCCCACCCCGATCACCGGCATGGAACAGGACGAGCGGATGGCGGCTGCCAGGGGAATCTGATAGCCGGGATAGAGCGGGATCTCCTGCCTGGGCGAGAGCCCGCCGGAGGAGACATGGATGAACCGGCAGCCTCGCGTCTCCAGCTCGCGGGCGTAGACGGCACACTGCTCGACATCCCAGCCGCCGGGTACCCAATCCGTCGCGGAGACTCGGACCCCCAGGGCAACGGACTCCGGAACCTCCTGCCGCACCGCCTCGAAGACGGAGAGCGGAAACGCCATGCGGCCCTCGAGAGTCCCGCCCCATCGGTCCGGCCTGGCGTTGCTGAGGGGCGACAGAAACTGATGCAGCAGGTAACCGTGCGCGCTATGGATCTCGATGAGGTCGAAGCCCAGATCGACGGCCCGACGAGCCGCGCGGACAAAGTCCGATCGCACCCGCTCCAGCTCGGTCTCGGAGAGCGCTCGGGGTACCGGAAAGCCCCCGTCCCATGGCAGGGGGGACGGCGCCACGACGGGCCAGCCGCCAGCCGCCTCCGGTACGCTCCCGCCCCCC is from Fretibacterium sp. OH1220_COT-178 and encodes:
- a CDS encoding NADH:flavin oxidoreductase/NADH oxidase encodes the protein MSKLFSPFRLGPLALKNRIVIPPMDQYSATEGKASDWHRIHYGVLAGSGAALLILEATAVSPEGRISPSDLGLWSDEAEEALRGLIGTLRAHGSAALGVQLAHAGRKASVLPPWQGGGSVPEAAGGWPVVAPSPLPWDGGFPVPRALSETELERVRSDFVRAARRAVDLGFDLIEIHSAHGYLLHQFLSPLSNARPDRWGGTLEGRMAFPLSVFEAVRQEVPESVALGVRVSATDWVPGGWDVEQCAVYARELETRGCRFIHVSSGGLSPRQEIPLYPGYQIPLAAAIRSSCSMPVIGVGLITEPDLAEHVVASGQADLVAVGRGMLFNPHWPWLAAARLGARVAAPNQYLRAAPHGVSIFETGR